A segment of the Scophthalmus maximus strain ysfricsl-2021 chromosome 11, ASM2237912v1, whole genome shotgun sequence genome:
GGACCGTAAACCCAAAcaagaggagggagcagagctGAGCGAGGTCAGGCTGGAGGGCGAACCACCATCAGCTGCTGCGCCTGAGTACTCGCCGTTAATCGAGAAGCGAGGTGGGAGAGACGCCGCAAAGCCGTCACCGTGTAGTGAAAAAGAGTCCGTCATGTAAACCGGTCGCTGATATCATCAAGAACCCCCTCAATGTATCTGACACtcctaaaaaaaactgaaacccGAGGAACAGGTCcctcttttctgtttattttcttcatgcCCTGAAGGAAGGAGTGCAAAGAGTATAGAGGATGAACACGCACAGCACAATGCAAAGAAAAGCTCTCTGTCCTCAACGCTTTTCTGGGgattcaaatttgtttttatgcaCAATCACTTGGGTTTTCTGTTCGAGGGACAATATTGTACATTGGTCTACCTGCTGTGTTGACTCACACTGATGTTGCATTTAGTTGATCCTCAATTttaaagtcagatttttttttcacatgaccAAGTGTGTTTCTACCAGGTGTTCATCATCGTCATTGGTAAATGTATCATGTGACCATATATACGTGCTCTGGGATGTCAAGATCTACTGTTACAAATATAAGGAATATTCCATAATATAAGCAATGTTACATGATATAAGGAATGTTACATACATCTCTGATGTTGAGATGGAAGTTACATGGATGCGGTTGCCTATTGGCCAATTGTTACTGCTTTGCCCCATCTCATTTAGTCACGTATCACCGAATCTGCATTTAGCAAATCACTGGTGACTTGTACGCTCTAGTCACTACTTTAATAGCGATTTCACCTTTTTAATAGCGATTTCCTggtggaaaacataaaaaaaattctgacgAGGACGACTGTGCAACTTGCTGGAACTAGTCTGCGTTTTCAAGACGGTTTTTAATATTACCCATCTGGACTCTTTTACcttcaaactgtttttatgACTGTCACCGTGTGCAGGAAGATGCAGCAAGATGACAAATAAGCATTGTATATGTTGTAAACCGTAtcattatattgtatttttggaatatatacatacaatgtTTGTTATGAATGATGTGGCCTCTTTCATGCAGACATTAACTAATGCTATACTTAAACTAACTGTCCGTTGTAAAAGCAAATGGAACATTAGTTTATCGTCTGCATGAAAATGGCTGTGATAATTTCTGACAtgcacaaatgtgttttattttgtaggcTTTAGTCGGGGATGAAGGCATTTATTAGTCTCTTAATGTGACTTTGCTTATTCCAGGCCAATGGTTGTATACAATGGCTTTCTCATGCTGAGAAAAAGCAATACACTTGTAAAACCTGCTCTCAAAATTATATTTGTACTGCGACGCACACCAAATGAAATTATGACCTCGCTAACACCCTAAAGGTGAATGAAGGACCGTTTTCTCAATGACTCGCACCATGTCAACATGTATGGACACACACCGATTGACCTCTTCAGACGGACATCAGTGCTGTGATAGGCTACATGACCTCAGGTTCTCCTTTAGATTGAAGACTGTCCTTCAACTGCTCTTACTACCCTAAGGAACCAAAAATCGCACAGACTAAGCAAACAGGAACAAGGCTGCTGAGCTCCCGGTGACACTGTTGTAAGGCTACAAGGATGTCTACATCCTCAAAATGGCTGCAGTGCAGTTTGTTGGTttatacaaacatacatttgtATACATATTTTGGCTGTAAGGGTCATTAACATTGAATTGTGTTAGGCCTCCTTATGATTGTTTGATAATCATTTgttataattcatatttatttctctAATCAAATTCCAAAGAAGTTTTTGGGCAATATTATGACGAGTTACTCCATTTTTACAAGTCTTCTTGTGATAACCAGTTACTGGtactttgttttgttaataattatttttatgttcttatttttttcttggtcTTATTTTCAACCCGGTGGGTGAGAGTCTAGACTGCCTGTGTGCACGGTTGCTTCCATGTGGTGATTTCTCTTTTGCAGTTTGGCTGTGGGCATTAAGGGAACTTCTAGGTTTGAGATTTTGGAGATTGCGTTGTGATTTGGTGAGTGAATAACTGTAAAGCTGCACTACTGAATGTTTATCTCTTCCAGCCATATCATCTTTGACTGTATCTCTACCAAATGACTGGCGTGTTTGGCATGAAATGTTGTCTGCAAAGTTTGTGAGGTACCTtttcactgtttaaaaaaaagaaattctacaTTATATTTTACTAGTATGGCAGTATTTGTCACCAATGAATTCACTGCAAGTCTGAtgtatcattatttttgaaGTCTTACTTGTCATGAGTGCTAAAACATTGAGCATATCCCCGAAAACAGCTATTGTCCCCCCATCTTCTATTTTCTGCTGTTTTGGTCCAGGGTTGTAAAGATGCTATCATTCCTCATTCCTTTCTGAGACATTTCACCATATGGATGTCTGATTTTGATCATACtgttgtgtgtgcgcatggttattgtgatgttttcattacaATGAGgctatgttttttaaaaaaaagttactatCAGAATGTACTGTCCGTAGGTTTTGAACaataaaggcctttttttttacctccaacACTGAGGTTATactttgtctgtttatttgtcatGGATTATTCAAAAGGCACCAAACTGATTCATACCAAACTTGGTGTAAGGATGGGGCATGGGCCAGGGAAGAATCCATTGAATTTCAAAGGGTGAATTTTTCCTTAACACTGGGGtctctttgacatttttgtcaatttgttaGGGAATGATGTATGGCTCTTgatgtaaaaacacattcaggaTTGTTATATTGCAAAAACAGATTgaaataaatggagaaaaaaatgaccccATAGCTGTGTTAGTCAGACACCTCCAGATGCCACTCTGCAGTAAAATGCAGGAGAGGCACATTTACAATGCACAGAGATCCCTTATGTCCTGCCATGTGGCTGGAGAACTGCCTGCTGTTGACAGCAGAGTGAAGGCAACTTTGTCCAGACAAGCCACAGAAGAGTGAGGCAGGCTGTGCCACCTAGTGTTCAAGAAGCTTTACAGCAACTATATCACCTTTTCTGGTTttttagtctttatttttttttacaagagatTTACCAACAGTCCTAAAATAAAGACATGGAATGGTTCCAatgccttcattttttttaccagttcaTGAAACAAAGTGACACCTAGATACATCTCAAACTCGTAACAACACTACAGTAATCATGTGGTGAGTGTTTTCATGTCTcacgttttaaaatgttttccttgaGTGAATTAAAATCCCATTTCAGTCAACACATAATACGTGCTTGGTAGTGACACACACAACTGAGCAACACTGATCTACAAATTCAGTCTGAATACTAAGACCTGGTCGAGCAACATTTCATCCTCGCTTTATACCATCAATTACAGGAAGAATGAGTGTATTTTAGATTCTCCACACTATCATTTAAtctcacattacattcatttattagagcaaaacagaaaattgaaagaatcagtgcaaaaaaatgcaacagtCAAGAAATGTTTAAACACTTGTTAGAGCAAAGCAACTTATTTCACACAAATTATTCTGTACAATATCTTAAATCCTGCTTAAGATAATGTAATATCAGTGTAATTTAAAGGTCTTTATCATCTTTACAGCAGTTATAAATCTTTGTGCTGTACAGCACAAAGATTTAGTTCACCGTGTTTTCAAACGGGTCTCTTGATGACATGAGGTCAATGCACTCATGTATGGATTAAAATTTTTGAAGCGTTCACGCCCATTGCAAACAGACTTTGACCACTCAAAGAGAATGAAAAGGCAGTCCAACGTTTGACTTCACATCTAAAGACTGATAATAGGGAGAAAATCTCACCGGACGTGATTATACCGTTTTCTGTTGATACAGTAGGTTGTACAGTGAACAGCAATTGCAGTAATTTTGGCACCATATTAGTTTCCAGGTATCATCTTTTAGgctgtttttcaaaaagaaaaaaaagttttctgtgtTGCTAAGGGAACAAATATAGAAGGACATAAAAAGGCTTGTGAGTCCCTCATAATTTGCTTCTGTCTAGCCTCTTTTTTGAAGGGTTGGGGTACTGGGGGTTCTCAATCACCCCCTCTCCAAACTTGAGCTCCAAGAAGGCTCGCTGGTTGTTGGGGCCATAGGCAGTGATACTGGCAAAAGGCATGGGAATCAGTGGCTGCAGGAAGTGCTCTGGGAACTCGACATCTTGTTTGTGCTCTGTCCATGTGTCCTTTGTCATGATGCCATTGCGTGGATAGAATGGCCACAGGTCAACATGCAGGTGGTTGGTCTCACTGTACTGGACTCTGTAGAAGTCTCCTTCCACCGCACGCTCCCAGACATAGCCGTTTGCATCCACAAGAGAGCCGGAGTCCAGGTTCTTTAAGTGATCACAGTTGGGTACATCCTCCAAGTAGATGCCCAGGTCCACATCGTAATCCCATGGGATGATATCTTGATGGCGGACAGCGCCCAGCAGAGTCCCTCCCTCTAACCAGTAACGCACGCCCGAGCTCTCAAGGATATTGATAACATACTTGGTGGTTTCCCTGAGTGCTCGCAAACAGCAAGGAGGTGTCCAGCGGTCCAGATAGAGGTAGTCTGGAGTGTCATCCTGCACAGTGCCAAAGCAACGAGGCGTCTCTTTACTGCAGCCATACCACTGTTCCTTCCCATCAGACAGCAGGAGACGCTTCAGACCAAAGCTCCTCATGAGCTTCCCGGTGGCCTCCTTCAGTCGAGTGTCGGCCTTCCACTGGTTGTGAGCAGAGCTGAAGAGGGGCCGGTGGTTTGCAGAGAAACAGGGGCTCTCCAGTAGCTTGACCTTCCAGTCTCTCAAGGTAGTCTGAACGAAGAGCGAGGAAAAGAGGGGTCGCcccagagggacagagaggttAAAAAGATCCTCAGTGCGAATGAGGACAACTGCATCTCCTTGTAGAGCCGTGCACACACTGCCACTGCTCCCAGACGCAGCTGGCGAGTAGGTGGCGGTCCACTCCCTGAGGTTCACACGCAGGTGGAGACACTGCACGGCAGATCGAGCCAGCACTGGTGCAGCAACCAGCCTCACGGGCCCCCCACCCTCACCTTCTAACTCCCTGATCAGCCTCTCGATAGCCCGAGGCTGCTCGAGCTCCACCCCATCAGGCACTAGCAGAACAAACTCTGTCTGGACGTGGAATTCTGGCCTGTGAGCTTGCGGAGGCTGGTCTGGGCTGGGGGAGAGCACAAGAAGTCGAGCCCCCTCTGAGAGAACCAGAGGAGGGTACGGAGACGTGTCAGCCACAGCAAGGAAGGGAAGCTCAGGTCTCTGACGAAGGAAGGACTTAACCACATCCCCAACGTAattttcaaaattttcaaaTTCCCGAAGAAGAACAGTCACACGTGGGCCACGATTGTGTCCCTCCAAGCCGACCACTCCGGGCTCACCTCCAGCTCCGACGAGCAGCCCTAGGCCTCCCCCAAGACCAGAGGCTGGTAGAGCTGCCCTCCTTGTACCCCTACCAagttccttcctcttctccatcatTTGCTGCTGGGCCCGGGACACATAGTAGAGAATGAGGAGGTTGAGGAGTATGGCGCCAGTTAACAGGCCCTGGCAGAAACTGATACGCATGGCAGCTAAAGTTTAGCTTCCAGTCTCTCTCAGGAGCAAAATTTAATCAAGGAATCCAGTGGTGGGTCTTAGGTCCCCATTTGTGTTATAGTAGAGCAATGAGAGTTGAGATCagcctgtgagagagagaaagaattttAAGGAAATATCATGGTTAAGGGATTTGGACTTTCAGATGATAACATGACTAGGAAAAACCTTGTAGGATACGTTAAGACCCCAAACgaggaaaaatatttaaaaaaatgtttgacatgtAGAGAAAAGGGGCTAAATGGAGGATAACAATTTCCATATACTCTGGCATTGTCCTGAACTAAGGTCATATTGGAAAGGCATTCACAAAAGACTACACTTAGTATTCAAGACTCAAATACCCCTGGATTTTGGAAAATCTTTATCTTGGCCATGTCTTGTTTTTGAAACGGAGGAAGGATACaaagctgctgcaggacctTTAAGCAGCAAGTAAATAATCTGTTACTAAAAAGTGGCTAAATCCAATACCACCATCATTGGAAGACTGGTATGgaatcattttttgaaatacttgTGGAAATGTTGACTTATGCTTTGAGAATCATGCGAGCAGATGTTGTATGATTCCACTCATGTCATATggtccttttctcttcctgagaACAGTTGATATGTAAGCTCCCTTGGTTCTATAATGTTTATAGTCATATTATAAATAGGATGTGATATGAAAGCTGTGTACCTGCGTGTGTGAGTGGGAGTAtaaagacaatgttttgtttgatgaTGAGGTACACTTACATGTGTAAATATTTACATGGATGCATTCACCTGGAGGTGAAGTTGGAGGAGTGAAAGTTCTTAACCTTACTctgagatagatagatagatactttatttatcccaagctgggaaatttcggtgtaacagcagcacgtttcacacagcacacattaaaaatatatacaatatctacacaaataaatgtaaaatacaagaattgcaaaaaatatagagaataagaataacgaatttacatgaaatattaacagtggaaatagtgcagtaaaACATGTTGACAGGACTG
Coding sequences within it:
- the LOC118299140 gene encoding fukutin-related protein translates to MRISFCQGLLTGAILLNLLILYYVSRAQQQMMEKRKELGRGTRRAALPASGLGGGLGLLVGAGGEPGVVGLEGHNRGPRVTVLLREFENFENYVGDVVKSFLRQRPELPFLAVADTSPYPPLVLSEGARLLVLSPSPDQPPQAHRPEFHVQTEFVLLVPDGVELEQPRAIERLIRELEGEGGGPVRLVAAPVLARSAVQCLHLRVNLREWTATYSPAASGSSGSVCTALQGDAVVLIRTEDLFNLSVPLGRPLFSSLFVQTTLRDWKVKLLESPCFSANHRPLFSSAHNQWKADTRLKEATGKLMRSFGLKRLLLSDGKEQWYGCSKETPRCFGTVQDDTPDYLYLDRWTPPCCLRALRETTKYVINILESSGVRYWLEGGTLLGAVRHQDIIPWDYDVDLGIYLEDVPNCDHLKNLDSGSLVDANGYVWERAVEGDFYRVQYSETNHLHVDLWPFYPRNGIMTKDTWTEHKQDVEFPEHFLQPLIPMPFASITAYGPNNQRAFLELKFGEGVIENPQYPNPSKKRLDRSKL